In a genomic window of Roseimicrobium gellanilyticum:
- a CDS encoding 3-keto-disaccharide hydrolase: MHRLLPFLSLLAFVLPVAAEEKAPSPPEGFIAIFNGRSLEGWSGSDKYWSVEDGALTGVTDGKLDYNRFITWKGGQVKNFELRVKVKVTKGGNSGLQYRGKERPDLGEWVVTGYQCDVVPAREDYNGMLYEERGRRILAHTGEKVVIDPQGQPWVVGKLPTQVFPPDEWHDYRVVVEGNHHQHWIDGVQTVDVVDLDETGRALEGVVAVQVHVGPAMKIQYKDFFVKHLPADLPLLTPAQAPVPADAVKVVPQGGGKPKKQASK; encoded by the coding sequence ATGCACAGATTACTTCCGTTTCTTTCACTCCTTGCTTTCGTGCTGCCTGTCGCTGCGGAGGAGAAAGCACCGTCCCCACCAGAGGGATTTATAGCCATCTTCAACGGCAGAAGTCTCGAAGGCTGGAGTGGCAGTGACAAATACTGGTCTGTGGAAGACGGCGCCCTGACCGGTGTGACGGATGGCAAGCTCGACTACAACCGCTTCATCACCTGGAAGGGTGGTCAGGTGAAGAACTTCGAGCTGCGCGTGAAGGTCAAGGTCACCAAGGGTGGCAACAGCGGGCTGCAGTACCGCGGCAAGGAGCGGCCAGACCTCGGTGAATGGGTGGTCACCGGCTATCAGTGCGATGTGGTGCCCGCGCGAGAGGACTACAACGGCATGCTCTATGAGGAGCGTGGCCGCCGCATTCTCGCGCACACGGGAGAGAAGGTGGTCATCGATCCCCAGGGCCAGCCTTGGGTCGTGGGGAAGCTGCCCACGCAAGTCTTCCCACCGGACGAGTGGCATGACTACCGCGTAGTCGTGGAGGGCAATCATCACCAGCATTGGATCGATGGCGTGCAGACCGTGGACGTAGTCGACTTGGATGAAACAGGTCGCGCCTTGGAAGGTGTCGTCGCGGTGCAGGTACACGTGGGTCCCGCCATGAAGATCCAGTACAAGGATTTCTTCGTGAAGCATCTCCCCGCAGACCTGCCGCTACTTACTCCCGCCCAGGCTCCCGTCCCGGCCGATGCGGTCAAAGTAGTGCCGCAGGGAGGCGGGAAGCCCAAAAAGCAGGCGTCCAAGTGA